The Verrucomicrobiota bacterium genomic sequence ACCGATCCGCTCTACCGATTCCATCGCCACGCCGACGCCAAAGCGAAACCGCTGACCGACCGGGAGATCGACCGCTTCGTCTATGGCGGCTGAACCGCTGTTCATTGATTCGGGTGGGTTTTATGCGCTGGTTTCGCCCAAAAGCGATGTCCACTCGCACTCCGTTGCCATCATGGAGGAAGCCGCTAGACAGAAGCGTCGGGCAATTACCACAGACCACATTATTGACGAAACGGCCACATTGCTTCGCGCTCGTGGCCTTTCCAAACTATTGGTGGAATTCTTCCGCATGACGGAAGAGTCGCAGGCTTTGACCGTTGAATGGACTACCCCCAACCGCTTTGCAGCCGCCCGCAAGTTCATGCTCAAACATCTGGATCAGGAGTTTTCATTTACGGATTGTGTGAGTCTCGTCGTGATGAAGGAACTTCGTCTGATCGATGCGCTGGCAACAGATCATCACTTTCGCATCGCCGGATTCAACCCGTTGCTAGGGGAATGAGGGAAAGGCGGGCGTGAAGAAAATAGCGTGAGCACGCCCGGCCAAAGAAGCACGAGAACCCATTCCAACACTCATGCGCTTCCAAGTCCTCGCTGAAGGCGAACCCCGCCCCGTCGTTGGAAACCGATCCGTCGTGGAACCGAACGCGGCTCTCCCGCCAACTGTGTGAGCGCTGGCATTGGCGCAACGGGGCCGGG encodes the following:
- a CDS encoding PIN domain-containing protein — protein: MAAEPLFIDSGGFYALVSPKSDVHSHSVAIMEEAARQKRRAITTDHIIDETATLLRARGLSKLLVEFFRMTEESQALTVEWTTPNRFAAARKFMLKHLDQEFSFTDCVSLVVMKELRLIDALATDHHFRIAGFNPLLGE